Genomic segment of Helicobacter enhydrae:
AATCACTCTCAATAGCTTAGCTGATAGTTTGGAAAACCAATCGCGTGGATACACATTGAATCTCGTTTTTGGTAATGAGCATATTGTCGCCAATGTCTTTGGCTCAAGGATTGGCGTTGGCGTTGGCTATACGCAGACACACGATCAGACTGATTATCGTTTTGTGGATTTGAGCCTCAATGGTGCTTTGATGTTGGATCTGTATAATGATGGCAACTATAGTGCAGGGATTTTTGGTGGAGCTGAAGTGGGCTATCAATATGTGATGCGTGAGAAGCCTATTGCCACCCAAAGCCCCCATTTGCTAAATCTCTACGGCAATACGGGATTTAGTTTTTTGATTGCTAGACACCATCGCTTGGATTTTGTGGCGAAGCTCCCTCTTTCTTCTGTCAGTTTTTTTGATGGCAAACAAATGCTGATCGGAGGTAAGAGAGTGTTTGTGAGAACAAGTTTTTTGGGGAGTTATAAATATGTTTTTTGAGTTTTGAATCTTTTTCAAATTTTCCCAAAAGATTCCAAAAATCATCAAACCCCACTACTTCAATACAATCACGGCAAACCGCCTCCCAAACTAACCTTGTAGAACTCTAGAGATTTTAGAATCGCCAAAGAGCTCATTTTACAAAACGCCATTTGCCAGTAATTTTGTGCGATTGGATTCTTTGGTTGTTGAATCTTAGTTTGAGTGAAGCACGGATTTGGGGAATTCTTGATTTGATTTGTTTGCTAGTTTTTGAGATTGCTTTTGCACAAGCACATTTCTTAATCACCAAATCCCACTTTACTTTTTTCTATAAGGGACACAAGGGGGTTTATTGCGAGGCACCCCCCTTATCCCCCTTAAAATCCCCCAAACCCCTGCCCGCTTTTTGTGTGTTACCCACATTAGTTTGACTTTGTTTTGATTCTTTGGTGTTTTAGGTTTGTTTTTTGATTTGATTGATTTGAATCTAGATTCTAGATTCTAGTATTTCTTTACTAATTCTTAGAATCTTTAGAATCTTTGTGAAAGTATTTTTAATTCTTGATTCTTTGGATTCTTGGATTCTTAGAATCTTTTTGAGAAGTTTTATTTTTGATTTTTAGAATCTCTTTACAAACTCTCAAAAAACTCTAATCAATCATCAAACCTCACTATTTCAATATAAGCATAAACAACTGCTGACCAAACCAACCTTGTAGAACCAAAAAAGATTCCAAGTCAATGTAATCTTGAACGAGCCTTGCTAATGCAATGCTGGGGTTATGGGGGTTGTTAAGGGGGATAAGGGGAACGCTTGCTATAAGTTCCCCTTGCCCCCCCTTAAGAGAGATCCTAGGGGATTCTAGAATTGTATAAAGGGTGGTTTGCTCAAAGTCAACTTGAAAAGAAAGCCCCTAGAGATTCTAGAATCACCAAAAAGCCATACTCCCACAACCAACTTCAAAAGAAAAACTCCAAGCTAAGCTTGAGAAACTAGAAAATATGCTTTTGCCAAAGCAACTCAAAGAAGGAGAATCCAAAAGATTCTAGAATTGCTAAAGAGCAGAGTTCCCCCAAGCCAAAGCCAAAAAAGAGAATCCAAGAGAATCTAGAATCACCAAAAAAGCATAACTCCCAACAAACCAACTTCAAAAGAAACCCAAGCTAAGCTTGAAAACTATAAAATGTGCTTTTGTCAAAGCACCAAAGCCCCTTAAAGCCTCAACAAACATTTTGAAATTTCAGATAGGGAGAGGAGGGGCAGAGAGACGGAAGGGGGATCATTTGGGAGGTTTTGAAACCAACTGATAGTGTTTTTTGGAAAATCTCAACCCCAGCCATTTCTCCAAACACATCATCATCCGATGACGCTTCTCACGACTTGTGAGCTTGTGGTTTGGATTGGGTTGATAGAGCTTGGGAGTCCCATAGTCATCTGTGTTTTCTTGGAGCCATTCTTGCACCACCAAAGAATGCGTGCCCTCAAAACGCTCCAACACCTTTGAATCAATCTCTGCATAAGAATAAGCTCTAGGCTGATGTTTCCAATATTTCGCCACTTTGCGATGCTTGAGCGTCATCTGTGCTTCACTACGCACCCAACCATAGTGATACACCTTCGCATCGACCAAAACCGCCCGAGGGTAGCGTCCGTTTTTGTTATCTTTGTCTAGCACCACCCAAAACAATCCATCAGGAGCATAGCTCCTCACGCTAGTTTTGATCGCCCTCACTTCACTACGATACCACGCCGGAGAGTTGGCAATCGTATGAGCATTGCCATAAAAATGGAGATAAGAAAACGCCAGAGCCT
This window contains:
- a CDS encoding outer membrane beta-barrel protein → MRILCVIAFFLAMLEARLYVGFEAGYSTQGIQTAEAPNNFSVSAITLNSLADSLENQSRGYTLNLVFGNEHIVANVFGSRIGVGVGYTQTHDQTDYRFVDLSLNGALMLDLYNDGNYSAGIFGGAEVGYQYVMREKPIATQSPHLLNLYGNTGFSFLIARHHRLDFVAKLPLSSVSFFDGKQMLIGGKRVFVRTSFLGSYKYVF
- a CDS encoding glycosyltransferase family 2 protein — encoded protein: MRISGFTFIKNGSILGYPYIQSILSILPLVDEFIVNVGGGEDDTLEQIQKLAQEHSKIKIITSVWCENMTAKGYVYGQQKMIAQFQCSGDWAFYLEADEVLHQEDLPKIRSAMEAYLDDDEVEALAFSYLHFYGNAHTIANSPAWYRSEVRAIKTSVRSYAPDGLFWVVLDKDNKNGRYPRAVLVDAKVYHYGWVRSEAQMTLKHRKVAKYWKHQPRAYSYAEIDSKVLERFEGTHSLVVQEWLQENTDDYGTPKLYQPNPNHKLTSREKRHRMMMCLEKWLGLRFSKKHYQLVSKPPK